In Dromaius novaehollandiae isolate bDroNov1 chromosome 3, bDroNov1.hap1, whole genome shotgun sequence, the following are encoded in one genomic region:
- the CRIPT gene encoding cysteine-rich PDZ-binding protein → MVCEKCEKKLGTVITPDTWKDGARNTTESGGRKLNENKALTSKKARFDPYGKNKFAICRICKSSVHQPGSHYCQGCAYKKGICSMCGKKVLDTKNYKQTSV, encoded by the exons ATGGTGTGCGAGAAGT GCGAGAAAAAACTCGGTACGGTAATTACACCTGATACGTGGAAGGATGGTGCAAGAAACACGACAG aaaGCGGTGGCcgaaaactgaatgaaaataagGCTTTGACTTCAAAGAAGGCAAG gTTTGATCCTTATGGAAAGAACAAATTTGCAATATGTCGGATTTGTAAGAGTTCTGTCCATCAGCCAGGGTCTCACTATTGTCAAGGATGTGCCTATAAAAAAG GCATCTGCTCAATGTGTGGCAAGAAAGTCTTGGATACGAAGAACTACAAGCAAACCTCTGTCTAA